Genomic DNA from Streptomyces sp. NBC_01571:
ATGCCAGGTGCGGTTGGTCAGGGTGCGGAAGTTCAGCCACTGGGCGCTGCCGTCGGCGTGCTCCCGCCCGATCAGGCCGTGCCCGTCGAGGAGGTCGGCGAAGATCTTCTCCAGCAGGGCGAGACCGTCGGCCTCGCCGGTCCGGTCGAGACCGAGGCCGGTCCAGGTCTCCGGTGAGCACTCGACGACGCAGGTGCTGAGGTCCTCGCCGAACCGGTAGGCGTAGCACCAGATCCAGCCGTGCTCCGTCTCCACGAAGCCGAAGGTGAAGGAGTCGAAGACCTTGGTGGTGCCGAGCCAGATGTAGGTGTTGCGGCCGAGGGCGACGTCGCTGCCGAAGTGGCCGGCATGGGCTTCGCGCAGCGCGCTGTTGACTCCGTCGCAGGCGACGACGAGATCGGCCTCGGGCATCCGGTCGGCGGTGATCTCGTGCTCGTACTCGATGCGCACCCCCAGGGATCGCGCCCGCTCCGCGAGCAGGTCGAGCAGCAGTCGGCGACCGATCCCGAACCCCTCGTCGCCGTGGTGCACCGTCGTCTCGCCGCCGATGTGGGCGACCCCGTCGCTCCAGCGGACCGAGTTCGCCCGGACGGCGCGCGCGGACTCGGGGTCGCCCTCGTGGAGCTTGTCGAGCAGGGCCGCCCAGTACGTCACCCCCCAGCCGTAGGTCGACCCGGCCGGGTTGCGTTCGTGGACGGTGATGTCGTGGGACGGGTCCTGGCGTTTCATCAGGATCGAGAAGTAGAGGCCGGCCGGTCCACCGCCGACGCACGCGATCTTCACGCGCACTCCCATATGTCACACAGAGCGGTCAATTGGACACGAAGAGTAGCAGGGGCATCCAGGGGGCCCGCCTCACGGTTCACGCCAGCTTGAGGGGGTGAGCCGCGCCACTCGACACTCGGCGGCCCGGGAAGATCGCCGACGGCGCACGGGCCGACAGGAGGAATTCCCGCTTCCGGTCGACCGCGAGGGCCTCGACAGCAAGATCATCTTCGTTCAACCTTGGACGACATCACATCAATTGTCCGGATCGCAGCCAACCGACATTCGGCGATTTCTCCCCCTCTCCTACGAACCGATAGGCATGTCGGGTCATCAACAGAGCTGATCCCAGGAGGAATCCGCATGCCGGAACTCACTCGTCGCCGTGCGCTCGGGGCCGCGGCCGCCCTCGCCGCCGTGGCCGGTGGCCAGGCACTCACCGCCACCTCGGCCACGGCCTCGGCCTCGGCGTCCGCCGCCGGACACCACGACGGGCCCGAACCCTTCGACGAGGTCTACCGGGGCCGCCGGATCGAAGGCCGCGCCGGGGGCGGCGGCCACCATCACGGCGCCGGGTACGGCGTGTTCATCGACGGGATGGAACTGCACGTGATGCAGAACGCGGACGGCAGCTGGATCAGCGTCGTCAGCCACTACGACCCGGTGGCCACCCCGCGTGCCGCGGCCCGCGCCGCGGTCGTGGAGCTGCAAGGGGCGCCTCTCGTCCCCCTCGCCTGAACCCACCCGGCAACCGCACCCGCACCCGCACCCGCACCCGCGAACAGCGACGCCAGCAGCACGTCAGCACCGCACAGCAGACCGTGGAGTCCCGCACATGACCGTACGCAAGAACCAGGCGAACCTCTCCGCCGACGAGAAGCGGCGCTTCGTCGACGCGCTCCTCCAGCTCAAGCGCAGTGGCCGGTACGACGCCTTCGTCACCACGCACAACGCCTTCATCATGGGCGACACGGACAGCGGTGAACGGACAGGTCACCGTTCGCCGTCGTTCCTCCCCTGGCACCGCAGATTCCTGCTGGAGTTCGAACGGGCCCTGCAGTCCGTGGACGCCTCGGTCGCCCTGCCGTACTGGGACTGGAGCACCGACCGTTCGCCCCGCTCCTCCCTGTGGGCCCCGGACTTCCTCGGCGGCACCGGCCGCAGCCTGGACGGCCGGGTCATGGACGGTCCCTTCGCGGCCTCCGCCGGCAACTGGACGATCGGTGTCCGCGTCGACAGCCGCACGTACCTGAGGCGTTCGCTCGGCAGCGGCGTCCGGGAGCTGCCGACCCGTGCGGAGGTGGAGTCCGTGCTCGGGATGGCCACGTACGACATGGCGCCGTGGAACAGTGCCTCGGACGGCTTCCGCAACCACCTCGAAGGCTGGCGCGGCGTCAACCTCCACAACCGGGTGCACGTATGGGTCGGCGGGCAGATGGCCACCGGCGTCTCCCCCAACGACCCGGTGTTCTGGCTCCACCACGCCTACATAGACAAGCTCTGGGCCGACTGGCAGCACCGCCACCCCGACTCCGGTTACCTGCCGCTCTCCGGTACGCCCGATGTGGTCGACCTCGGCGAGACGATGAAGCCCTGGAACGACGTAC
This window encodes:
- a CDS encoding FAD-dependent monooxygenase; this encodes MKIACVGGGPAGLYFSILMKRQDPSHDITVHERNPAGSTYGWGVTYWAALLDKLHEGDPESARAVRANSVRWSDGVAHIGGETTVHHGDEGFGIGRRLLLDLLAERARSLGVRIEYEHEITADRMPEADLVVACDGVNSALREAHAGHFGSDVALGRNTYIWLGTTKVFDSFTFGFVETEHGWIWCYAYRFGEDLSTCVVECSPETWTGLGLDRTGEADGLALLEKIFADLLDGHGLIGREHADGSAQWLNFRTLTNRTWHRGNLVLLGDAAHTTHYSIGAGTTLALEDAIALAGALGEHRELSAALTRYEQERRSALLSVQSAARHSAQWYENLPRYVRLPAAQMFALLGQRHSPLLPYVPPQLYYRIDRAAGRLEALRRFKRWLGPRVARTVQARSRR
- a CDS encoding tyrosinase family protein codes for the protein MTVRKNQANLSADEKRRFVDALLQLKRSGRYDAFVTTHNAFIMGDTDSGERTGHRSPSFLPWHRRFLLEFERALQSVDASVALPYWDWSTDRSPRSSLWAPDFLGGTGRSLDGRVMDGPFAASAGNWTIGVRVDSRTYLRRSLGSGVRELPTRAEVESVLGMATYDMAPWNSASDGFRNHLEGWRGVNLHNRVHVWVGGQMATGVSPNDPVFWLHHAYIDKLWADWQHRHPDSGYLPLSGTPDVVDLGETMKPWNDVRPSDLLDHTAFYTFDVA
- a CDS encoding tyrosinase cofactor, translated to MPELTRRRALGAAAALAAVAGGQALTATSATASASASAAGHHDGPEPFDEVYRGRRIEGRAGGGGHHHGAGYGVFIDGMELHVMQNADGSWISVVSHYDPVATPRAAARAAVVELQGAPLVPLA